The Ischnura elegans chromosome 9, ioIscEleg1.1, whole genome shotgun sequence genome includes the window CGTCTTGAAAATCTGGTTAAGCACAGGTGAAGCATCAACATCATTTATCCATGCACTTACACTTGATGGGGTCTCTAAAATGGAAAGATATGCTGGAAAGAGAATAAGATAATAACATCATTCATAAGTAAcacataattatttataaacatcATACAAGTTGAAAACAACTGGGAAGGCAATGAAGATTGCATTAGCATCCTTGCTTCAAATTGGCAATATGTACAGTCTGAGGCACAGCAAATTGGACGCAAGAAAACAGTGCTTCAAGTTTGTGAAGAGAAACTACGATTATCACCATGAAAGAGTAGATAAATTGGACAGTAaattcaaggaaaatgatttttaacaaaaaacaAATAAGCCACTTTTATGGGAGTGTGGGCCAGAATTTAAAGCCTCGGTTCAGGAATTTATTTTGACTCTCAGGTAGGGTCACATACTTTTAAAacctcatttttaaaatcacaatcAGCCCTTGTCTAGATTGTAGTGGCTAAACGACAAAAACTTAAGCTGATAGTCTTTGAAACACGAAACAAGACTTCTGAATAGAAATCTAAAGAAGTTATGTAGAAAATGCATAGGTCTTGCAGAAGTTAAAGAGTGCAATCCACTCAAATAATCCTTTTAGAAATATAATGCAGAGTGCAATAGGGACTTCGCaatagagattgaaaaataataccACAATAGTTAACTCATGTGATCTCCTTTACAACAGTAAGCAATTTATAATTCCTATTAGTGCCAGTGATCTGTAAACTTGAAGATATGTTTACTGAAGTAGAAGCAAGcaatttaactataaaataaaGAGCTTTGAAATCAAATTACCTAAGAGTAGTTTAGGATTGGTGAGACTTAGCTGTACCAAAGGTTCAGATAGAATAGCTTTATATGCAGGGGAGTTGGGATCCAAACCCTCATCAGCTTCTTCCCAAGATGAAGATGAGGAGGCAGAAGATGCTCCTGCTTTCTTGTGCATCAACAGCCACTCACACTAAAGACAgagacaatgaaaaaaatagatggaGGGATATTGCAATTCAATTTCCAGTACAAAATGTCTATTATGGTGTCCTCATAGAGTACAGCAACAAAGAATTCAGCACCACTCATTTTCTAACAATAAACTATGCATACTTTATGCAGTACTTTACGGAATAGGGAAACATATctatcaaaaataaatacatgagtgAAATAGCCTGTTGTTTCAAATGCAGGACTTTTTCAGTAGTAGGACATGTCAATTCCTTTTCACAAGTAGAcgttctcaaaacatttttaagcCTTCCTAATTTTTTCAACCTGCTGTCGAGATAAGAAGTTACATGAGAGGAGAGGAGGGCCATCCTACATTATGCTCTCGAGTTGGTCGTTAGGTGGGCGACCCCCACAGAGAAGCCCGCAGCCTGATGGGCCTCTCCTTGTATGAGTCATTCAGAGTAGTGATTCAGAAGATAATTAGGAAGTTAATACCAAGtagtttttccaaaatactcgcATTCTCTGCACTTATAAgattaactagctgacccggcaaacttcgtaccgcctattaatcactgaacagtttagttacaccatttattagtcaagagcggctgtactgattttaataatatttagctaatggtaataaaatgataaaaaatttaaaaaaatttaaataagcataacaattgcttgtcagaaatatattttctcgaTTCAAACTACACAGGGGAAGTAGACCAAGGCATGCACAtaaagattttttcaatgaatttttaaattttcatgttttaacttaggaaatttaagacatTGTGGTCgtataaagcaattaataaagtTAAATCCGTTCTTGGGGCACGTTTTCGCCATGCTAGACCGATaattgactgacgctcaaaatctcatGAAAATAGCCTCTAGGGATCAGCATTAAAATGTCATATACTCGTGGCATGCTAGTTATAACTCGGTTGGgggaagtgcactgcgtaaacgtaccacgGTGTACCCTTAACATTCAGGTTTATTCTCTttgagtcaagtaccttctgatatacaacagtttttgttttgttatcaggtgcacGAACAAATAAAAGGGATGGTTTACCAACGCGTGAACATCCCACACTtattttaccatgagaaaaacatggattttcAAGATTTAGGccacaaacactcaccttgttATTTGTTAATCGCCATTGTGAATGCCACAcgtattggaaattgaattcactAAATCTCAATGGGCAAATCTGTTGGGATGATGGGAATCCAAGGAATGAGATTAATTGCTACCGcgaatattaaatttaagagtcAAAATCCACAATTGGTTACAACTTAATCGAAGGTGGATTATCTTCAACTGGAGGATTTAATTATTACTAGAGATGGGTTGGTTCCCGTACCCAGTTCTCGGTTATGCCGGTTCTTCCCTGTGGAACCAGTATCGAGAACCAATTGCATAAAGTCTTGGAACCGGTTTGGAGCGgtggcaaggatttgaatttAGTACCCAAAGCAGAAAAGGTCTGCAGAGTATTCgaggccaaaaagtaaaaaaaaagaagtttaaaaaacACATGATATCTTTCCGATCACATGGCATCCACGTTTTTAGCACagttaacaaaattgttatttttcatcgcagaaacacggttcaaagacgtacttggctgcttgattggcaggagtgggatgcaaacaataattttttgatgatcggattgattgattgattttcaaatcgcagtcagagcggtcactttttgggagggaggccccccactCGGAGGGTCCAAGAGACGGGCCAgagagggtgagctcgtcgaggaaagagTTCCAGATCAGTAACCCTTCAGAGGGTGTACCATGCCCATCCTGggagtacctgctccatggcagCATCTTAACCAGCGAAAGTACTgagcgcatggcagggaggaataAAAGGTACGTTCACCGCAGCCTGTCGTGCGAACATACCAGGTATGTTCACAGCAATGGTTAAAAAATATGGAGGGACAAAATACTGATGTTCtagtcacatttaaaaaatgttgtcccATTTTCCTTCCATTGATATGTGGCGTCCTCTTTACCTCCACAATTAATCGCCgaagaactttttcaaatgtgTTGAATCTTTTTTAATCACgtttaatcataaatattatggaattgatTAAGCTTTTCTTAAGGATGGGTGAGTAATGCTTTTTGATCTcaagtcgagtatcgagtcgagttgaaaaatACTCACGAGTATCGAATCGAGTCTGGTCATTTCTGGATATGGCAATATGACAATGTTGCACCAACTTAttatcatttttccaatccccttgagGATTTGCTATTCTGAATGcatagcttgatgtaaaaagaaaaagataatgaCAAATGTttatggtaattgtgtcagaattaggaaatgaatgaaaataaatatgtcttaaacagttccatgagtacaattgaaatgaactaaCTTCTAGAAATATgatgtgaatttattttataaatttatacaaACTGCTGGAAAGAGCCCTGAATAAAATCATTTGCGCCACTGTAATAACGATTacatacgtaaatgaatcatttaatatttgatcttttcaaattctcacgcagaaaagtcaattgttctacatgattaggtagcaggttttgacgtctccatttTACATTATTACTGCCTGCCGAAAATATTCTTTCACTACGTGTGacgctggacaagtactttcttgacAAAATTGCTATAGTTGAGAACTGtaggaatttttattgaaaattatgtcAACGATTTTTAAGGATCTTGAATCTTCTTGGACTTAAATTGGAAGATGCAaaaacgaactatagaacttagctttagccaTAAGgaccaaaattttttttcttaaattctcactttgtttaatcaaccttagcaactcttgttttgttagttcaagaaggaaacaaaatgcagcaaaggaataaatgaaaattaacatcggatgtaaataatattcaaataggCAAAAAGATGGCACTATTTGTGACGTCAAACAGGGAAAAACTGGCATTGTCCTCTAAAGCCGAAAAGTTACATGTTTATTCCtagaaatttaaacaatttttacgtattcttcCAGTGTTTGACCTAAGAAAGTGCGGTAGGGTATATAAGTATCGCACAGTAAAATATGAGCGTTGCAGGTGTTTACTTTGATTATTCCAAAAACGCCTCCAGGTCGCCCGCTGTGGCTGACGGAAAGGTTTTTGTCGCCGACGTCGACACCTGACTGCTACATATACAACAAGCTGAAACTTCAGGACCAAGGCATAAGAATGACTTATTGACTGTAACAAAGATATTATTACATGGGCTTaatgatagcgcctcctgtcagcagatttctgaactcactggcctcgacagctctgtgaccaaaactactcgactcaacaTTCGTAACACTACTCAAAACACTCACGTTGACTACCAACTACTAgactcgactcaaattttcgagtactcaaACATCCCTAGCTTTTCTCATTACTTGGCCCATAATTCCACAATATATCATTTCCGTTGATGCcaatgcatgtaaaaaaaaaacattttccgtgATGCAGTGTTGCCTACATGTAAGTAGCCGATCTATTCACCATAAATATCATTAATCCAGAATGAATCTGGTCCCAAGCATTCTGGATCATCAATTTCCTAGtgtactaaaaaataaattcttttgcgtccatgcttaaaatttttcttaaataggTGCAATCACATGATGCCAAATACTACACGTACAATTGATGTACAGCTGAGAgcaaaatatatatacacaattcaattttaaaattaccattaatagatcatttttctattttattaaatactttttattttatcttgatttttaaatgaaaaaattcattttcagtcAACAACTTGTTTAATATaagcattcaaaaatttatttaaaaaaatcatcatcagaGATATGGATAACATGACATTCCTGCATTTGAAACTTCAGAAAAGCAGATGGATTAATTCCACCAATCGCTGAAAATCACAAATCTTGCATGTATGAGGTAATCTTTCAACTTACTGCAGCAACTTGACTATTTCCCGTGGCCTTTAATGCCTCAATGACTTTATCTTCAGAAAATCCCATCTCTAAAAGTGCACTCATGGCTTTGGGAGAAGGACGAAACTGGTGCTTCTTGAAAGCTTCAAAAGAACGTAACAATTCTGCTGCTGACCAAGATTTTTGTCCAGATTGCTCCGAATCATTACcctgaaaaaaaaaggaaatttttcattaaatacattttCTGTATTTACACACCACCTCATACGCCTGTGTTCTGCAATGttcctttcttattttctttctctcAGATAGAGACATATGAGAGGTTTCGTAATGGTATTTATCAGCTATACAGAACAATTAAATTACTCAAGAAGTTATATGCTTGAAATTGCTAAGTCATTCTCAACCAAGAACCCAACTAGAGACTGGCTGTACCAACGATTATACTTTGACTGAAGGATGATTGACAAGGATAACTGAAGGGTTCACCAGGGAATAGCAGGTTCGAATCCAGGCAATTATTcgaaaatccataaattaaaaaaaatctttgctgTGTGATGTGGTGTAGAAGGCCCTTTAACACTgcatgtgtgaaattcacatgccaaCAGATTAGTCTGGGGCAAGCTTGACCCTCACCTATATAAGCCTACCTTAGGGTAAAGAATTGAGTGAGTGATGTGAGTCCATGGCAAATAATATTTTGGCACCACACACTGCGACACTAAAAGAGGTAAATGGATCTAAATATCTCCAAAAGGGTTTTCCCCCTATTGCTGCTGATCTACAAGATCACTGGATTTTTGTACATACACATATCCTAGAATGCATACAAGGATAGGAAAAGATGGGGAAAGGGAATAAATGACAATGCATTATGTATATGCAATATAATCCAAGTAAACATGCtcaatttggaataaaatattacaagaTATGTGAAAGCGTGTCAGGATACTGCCTACAGTAttcaatttatgttggaagaAAACCACCAGGTGCAGAAGGAATACCTCATAGTTCAGTGATACTATTAGAACTTTTGCATCCCTACTTTCCCAACAGTTACACTGTGGCATTAGATAATTGGTACACATCACCTGATCATATTCTAACATTGATTGATGAGAAAACTAATGCATTAGGCACATTTTGGCATTAGGGTAAATGGAAGAAATATGCCGGTAGAGTTCAAAAATGTAAAGTTGAGAAAAGGGGAGGAAAAGATAGCGTACAGCAATGGAATTGCTGCAGTGACATGGAAGGACAAAAAAGATGTGCATGCACTGACAACATACAAggattcttcattaaaaattttgcgGGTGCTcgttattatgaataaaaacttttgggctatgtcgccgcgtcaattcttgggtggtcccaacgtttcccgaccgatgctggttgctttttcaagggattatgaagagttgggaatttaaaatcttttatataggtatctgtgtcaggtggtggggggaggggagcgggaggttgtaGGAGTGGGTTGCTGATTGTTTATTCTCATTACGGGCTGCCAAGTACAGCTAACTTTAATGCccgtgtccctgttgaaattgttcttttcttctttggatatttcaatggcttctctgacgagtctctgtttaaaacctttaactttggcaagGTCTttggcttccttgaggtcgattgtgtggccaagcgctgcgtgttcggctaccgtggactttgttgattgccccagtcaAATCGTTCTCtcgtgctcttctaggcgtgttttgattgatctgcctgtttcgccgacgtagttcttcccgcaggtctggcaaggaatttggttGACCCCTTCCACTAGtcgtggagttctatccttgacggtgtttaggagatgttttatctgtatgtgaggcgagaagattgtcctttttggaattttcgtaggatatttcctattaggtcagtcgtccccttaatgtaaggcaggaaggctttcttctggtcactgaggtcattaacagaggagtttgcagcttctgcggtgttgtttttgaTCTCGTTCATTTTGATGACTTTAGTAAATGtgcgagagataactctgtcgtcgaatccatttccccaTAGAATGGGCTCTAGCTTCtgcctctcttcggcaaagttgttctggtcacttatcgtgtaggagtggtgaatcaaggtgttgaccactccatttacttgggctgggtgatggtgagataaagcgagcaggtaccgatttgttgctgttgattttcgatacactgtatgccccaatgttccatcagtcttcttttccacgagaacgtccaagaatggaagttttctgtcttcctccacctccattgtaaactttatgttgtcgttaatcccgttcaaataagtataaaattcttGAAGCTTTTCCTTGCCGTGCTTCCAAAttataaaagtgtcgtcgatatatctgacCCAAATCTTAGGCTTGAGGGCGGCATTCTGAATTGCTGTTTCTTCTATGTGTTCcataaatatgtttgcaattgctggggagagaggggaacccatcgctgctccagacgtctgtagataaaattattcctccaccggaagaaagtgctcttaCGGCAAATTTCTGCCAGCTCGGCGAAGTTTTCTCTGAATCTGTCTTTGACATTTATcgcctcgtcacaaggaatatttgtgaagagcaATGTCACAtcaaagctgactaggatgtcttcttttttgaccttgatgccactaataatccgaagaaaatgttgagagtttttcatgtatgATTTTGCCTCTTCTACTGCAGGCTgcagtttaatccgttttacttaattggattgatattactaaaagaatagtgataggattaataaaatatccctcagaaagccaaaaaactcaccgttttgaaccatttatcttaaaattccgcaattgataaatctcgcacctaccgcttatcctggtgggtattccataccaccacacaccccggtataagttgcacctaaaccccccccccccccagccttgattcctggctgtgcccctgcttccatcttcttatcatatACTTCTTTTTCTAGGACGACCGTCGTGTTGACTTTGTCTGCTGGTAAAATCGTGATgttgtcattttctttcaatttttaggtttctCTCCCTGCCATGGTGTTATTATGCTTCAGGCTTTTCTTATTCATTCTGAGGATTCCGCAGGCGTCTTGTCAAACTATCTCAGCCTAGCTGGGTGGTAAGTGACCAATCGTGCTCTCTACTCCCCCACCCTCTCGCAACTTTTACAAACCAACtgtttagttgctttgaggaagtcccaatgaaacacacagcattgactgtggccccgtgTACGGGCAACTTTTTAGATGCCGCAACTAAAAAGTCGTGTGCACAAGACCAGTCAATGCAGTGTGTTTCATTAAAACTAAATAGTTGCTAGTATGTGAGGGGCCTaacattttacatatattttttggcatatctattaaaaattttaatataatttacaaaGTTTCAAACTTtcgtaaaatttttgttttcggtcaaaataaaaacaaaacaggGTTGCAGAACGTAAGACCATATACATACAATTTAAAATCCagataacattttataaaaaaaattaaactggaggtaagcataaaaaattaaaaatcatgtttaaatttcttttggGGTTAACTTTAATTACTAAGGCCTAAAACTTtggggaaaaacataattttttatgcactttgagtgtatattttttttatttttcaaaatatctaggggtatttttcaccatcttaacctgctagaccttTTGTTTGTATTATAAAActtcaaaatgttattttgacTTTCAATGCATTGTCTGTAATCTTGTTTAATGTCAGTTActaaaataaactgatattctcTTTCAGCACAGCAGCTGATAGGATGAATTTTTCCAAAAAGTCACCCATAAGTAGCCATCAAAATCATTATGTTATGTCTAGAGGGACATGGAGTATGCCATATATCTGAAGCAGTAGCTTAGTGAGGCATGTTATAAGCAGTTTTTCCTGAaggagaaagcaaaaaaaaaaataatacaaccaAGTACCTCAACTTCAGTGGGAAATAATTCCTTGGCTCCAGATGGCCTGCCCAGGGCTTCACTAGCTCCACTGATAAGGAAGTGGTCTTGATCAGGTTCTAGAGAGTCACTACTGATATCATTCGCCCAGCTGGCTTGACTTTCAACACTTTCAACGACTGCCAAGTCAGCATCATCTTCAAGGTCAACTTCGTCATCATCAGCTGTTGACCAACTACCAGCCTCAGAGGACAAATTTTCCAAAAGCCACTCCAAAGCTTGCTCTTGATTCATTcttagaaaaaggaaaatataatatatcagaatgatttaataaaattaaaaactttacagctaatagaaaaaaatttcactaaGAAAAGTATGTGAGGCAGGCATGTAGACATTAGAGAAGGGAGGATTAGGGAATGCCTGAATAATATACATGCGGGGTTCACCCCCCAAAGCACCCTATGAAATTTTTCCCCAAAGGCGACTATCTGCGATGCATCATATGAAGAAACTCTATAGCCCTGGGGCACCAATCCTCAAGACACTCAGTCTTTTGATACATATATTTCATAATGTTTGCCCGATAACCAacaacaaaattttacattcagtATAATGCTAATGAAATATATTCCTGGTGTAATGAAAATCTTGGTTTTACAATTGGCAAATTGGGAAACAAATTAAatataggcaacccgcataccactCATCATGAAGCAAATGTCTGGCTATGTGCCTGATGAAAGTGAACATATGACTCTATTTTTATACTATGGTAGAGGTGAAATTCTGATGGATGATTACTCCAAatgggaagaaagagaataaatttccaaatttgagTTACAAATGAAAGGCAGAAAATTTTAGGACAAAATTTCGATGCAATCTTTCACCAAGTacatcaatttttacattttaatgcaaaGAAGTGAATAATAAGTGGCGGTATTCCAATGTGGTATTACCTCCTATTACGAGCCATTTTCAACGAGGATGGAAGTTACTTTTCAcattgtaacaattaattttgagttattttgggttgaatgttaatgtgacaatagggtactttccttaatcaaagaaaacaaaaggcattgattgcgattcgttacccaccattagtgtattcctaatatacaaattatttggttttagaagtaccggtttagacgaatggcaagggtcaattttatcctcatttgaaaaaggccagattggcgcccatgagatgccactccacgtgacgtcacaaggacctagtttctacacgagaggatatgagttttacatcgtctgagattaccaatgcatgcatgaggcactgagctcagggaaacatgtcttaataattacctattaaaactggcttaggtcggaaagttttcttcgtttgataagttattaataatccttatttaagccaagcgctaccagctagcatggttctctgctacctgctagcttccTGCGTCGAACgatgtcacatggagttttcccagcattcatacttaccagTCGTGTTTTAatgagcttgaaatttttcacttttcatttaatcgcgaaaaatagatatcgtcatttaaaaatccaaaagcgtgaaatacgtactccaggagtaataatctttcgatttaggcagtaaaaaaaaataggaaaccaccctattgatgggACAGTGAAGACAATGATGCAGGCGATAATGAACAGCAAAAATAGAATAgatcaattgttgttgacggtGCAGGAGAGAGAATCGGGGAGTATGGTTGGAAAAGGAGTGGCGTGCGGGTGTGCGCGTTGGCGCTTCTGATATGCTCGCTGGGATAACTATTAAAAGTGTTCTAATTTTGTTTCAACTGTATTTGTGTTTCAAGGTGAGCAATTATAATGTTACAAGATATTAATCCATTATTAAAATTAGTCaactgtaaattattttatatcatgaaaCATACGAAGCAAAAGATGTAGTTCCAAGTATGCCAGCCCCACAAATAGGATCCAAAGGGCATAGCTTTGTAAGAGGACGAAAAGTCCCCCTTCCAGGATTTTTCTCGTACTTAGGGCATACAATTTGGGATCAAAATGGACTAACCTTctcacacttccagcccgctaagGGCCCACTGGGGCCGGCCAGCTTAAAAATTCGATTTACACTCTACATATTTTAGATATCTCGCACTAGAaagcataattttcaatgcaatttgcggcatttgaagttttttttcaatggagAAATGTCTGattgttttaaagaattttcaaccGGAGTAGGAGAAATGGCGTCACTTTGAAAATTGCTAACGCATGtattcatagaatatttttgagagggtCACACAGAAAAAATGTTTCCTGAGGGcgtttttaaatacctttcagCTAGtgtataggaaaaaaatttaggtggtggaatattgcgaaaaaaattaaaataagcaattttggccacttttttccatttctttttcttacTATGTTTTGGCCCTCCATTACACCCATTTCATaccatcataaatatattttttttaatcctggaGGGGGAACTTTTCACCCTCATATAAGGCTCTCACCCTCATATATGCCCTCTATACACCACAAAAAACATAGTTTCATCCCATTTCCTTGTAAAACACCGACACTAAACACTTGGGAATTGATATCCACAATTAATTTGACAGCATAACTTAATCAGTCATAAGGGTATCACATACTTATACTGCTAATAGTTTAAGAAGCCAGGAATTCAAAAAATAGGGCCATTAACTCCAGTCTCAAATTTCAATTCAAGGATTTCTCACGCAAGGTCATAGCAGAAGCTTATTTAGATTAATTTAATACGTAATTATAATAACCAAGCTAATTCACAGAGAATCAAAACATTTCCTACCTTCTAATACGTAGAGCATGCAACACCATATCTTCTGTAAATCCCATATCAACAAAACGAGCAACAACGCTAGGATCTGGTGTTGGAGGACGCCTTGTAGTTCTCCCAGGTAAGGCAGTTGGTACACTTCCTTGTGCAGCCTCATTTCTTTCTGATATTATGGCACATCCTTTACCATCTAACATTTGATCTGACTTCCGATATTGCTTTTCCCTCATTAACTCTATGATTTGGTTTGCTTGAGGAGTATGAGCCAACACTCTGGCAGCAGCTTCAACAATCGAGATAATTACTTTCTTCAATTCACTCTGAAACTAAGCATTTAGATTGAACGTTATTACTActgaaaataactaataaaattacttaaatacgTGTAATCTTTCATCGCAAATAAGGAAAATCACAGGGTAATTTGATCATTTCTACATTTTTTGGtccttaaaaattacaaatactttACCACTTTAAAGTACTAAAACCATTAGCATTTTATGCAAAATGAACAGCATTATTTTCAGCGAGAGGCTCAAATACGCAATAAACTCAAATC containing:
- the LOC124166084 gene encoding ubiquitin-associated domain-containing protein 1, translated to MFVSDANFFESDLVKLRVMNVDGELCQVEVEPSETIENLTFRVVNIFLKLDEPSKSRHQFKLVAISSSKVLTDDRSVASEGLKNDDEILLVPRRQPPSMEPVTDQNTKGPKQNDIDKATAKLKEKVKERRRLSMESSTDFQSELKKVIISIVEAAARVLAHTPQANQIIELMREKQYRKSDQMLDGKGCAIISERNEAAQGSVPTALPGRTTRRPPTPDPSVVARFVDMGFTEDMVLHALRIRRMNQEQALEWLLENLSSEAGSWSTADDDEVDLEDDADLAVVESVESQASWANDISSDSLEPDQDHFLISGASEALGRPSGAKELFPTEVEGNDSEQSGQKSWSAAELLRSFEAFKKHQFRPSPKAMSALLEMGFSEDKVIEALKATGNSQVAACEWLLMHKKAGASSASSSSSWEEADEGLDPNSPAYKAILSEPLVQLSLTNPKLLLAYLSILETPSSVSAWINDVDASPVLNQIFKTYNAEKYSIQTPTPEGEDVASPDSVVNAEGEETGEENTEI